In Candidatus Desulfofervidus auxilii, the following proteins share a genomic window:
- a CDS encoding GspE/PulE family protein: MSESFSEFLFSQLGIKPEERTKILAKTEETKLTLTKILKNIGIEEKRLMELIAKYFDIPFLERKHYPKEPLILEEISVSFLKRHCILPIRRTRDEVIIAISDPFNLSLITNLKQYFQPLKVKFYLGLSEDIQEAIDRLYGNENEIQEAMEEAESEIREWEEENLRDMALEAPIVRLVNMIITRGVEMRASDIHFEPFEKEFKVRYRIDGILHEAEAPPKRLQPAIISRIKLIAGMNIAERRLPQDGRIKLRLGGQEIDIRVSTVPTIFGESVVLRLLYPEGREFKLDTLGLNLRDFNLLQEKIYYPHGIILVTGPTGSGKTTTLYAILKEIKSPEKKIITVEDPVEYQIEGINQIQVRHDLDLNFAKVLRSIVRQDPDVLLIGEIRDTETAEIAIQSALTGHLVFSTLHTNDAPTAITRLIDLQVEPYLISSSILLVIAQRLVRVLCPHCKVPFEPEKALVKRMISYFPPQFQTQIDWKNLVLYRSVGCEECAYTGYRGRIGIFEVMEISERIRSLIIEGADADTIRQRAIAEGMTTMTVDGLQKVISGITTLEEVLRVTRL; this comes from the coding sequence ATGAGTGAGTCATTTAGTGAATTTTTATTTTCTCAATTGGGAATAAAACCAGAGGAAAGGACTAAAATTTTAGCTAAAACAGAAGAGACAAAATTAACTCTCACAAAAATTTTAAAAAATATAGGAATTGAAGAAAAACGTTTAATGGAATTGATAGCAAAATATTTTGATATTCCTTTTTTAGAAAGGAAGCATTATCCAAAAGAACCTTTAATTTTGGAAGAAATTTCTGTATCTTTTTTGAAAAGACATTGTATTTTGCCTATAAGACGGACAAGAGATGAAGTAATAATAGCTATTTCTGATCCTTTTAATCTTTCACTTATTACTAATCTCAAACAATATTTTCAGCCCTTAAAGGTAAAATTTTATTTAGGATTATCAGAGGATATTCAAGAAGCTATTGATAGACTTTATGGGAATGAAAATGAGATTCAAGAGGCGATGGAAGAGGCAGAAAGTGAGATTAGGGAATGGGAGGAAGAAAACTTACGTGATATGGCTTTAGAAGCTCCAATTGTGCGATTAGTGAATATGATTATTACACGGGGTGTGGAAATGCGCGCTTCTGATATTCACTTTGAACCTTTTGAAAAAGAATTTAAAGTACGTTATCGAATTGATGGTATCCTTCATGAAGCAGAAGCTCCACCAAAAAGATTGCAGCCAGCTATTATTTCTCGAATTAAACTCATAGCAGGCATGAATATTGCAGAAAGACGTTTACCTCAAGATGGAAGAATTAAACTTAGATTAGGTGGACAAGAAATAGATATTCGTGTTTCTACAGTGCCTACTATTTTTGGAGAAAGTGTGGTTTTAAGATTGCTTTATCCAGAAGGTCGTGAATTCAAATTAGATACACTTGGCTTAAATTTAAGAGATTTTAATCTTCTTCAGGAAAAAATTTATTATCCACATGGTATTATTCTTGTTACAGGCCCAACAGGTTCAGGTAAGACTACTACTCTTTATGCAATTTTAAAAGAGATTAAATCACCTGAAAAAAAGATTATTACTGTAGAGGATCCTGTTGAGTATCAGATTGAAGGCATTAATCAAATTCAAGTAAGGCATGATTTAGATTTAAATTTTGCTAAGGTACTTCGTTCTATTGTAAGACAGGATCCGGATGTGCTGCTTATTGGTGAGATTAGAGATACCGAAACAGCAGAGATTGCCATTCAATCTGCCCTCACTGGACATTTGGTTTTTTCTACTCTTCATACAAATGATGCTCCTACTGCAATTACTAGATTAATAGATTTACAAGTAGAACCTTATCTTATTTCTTCTTCAATTCTTTTAGTAATTGCTCAAAGGTTAGTAAGGGTGCTTTGCCCTCATTGTAAAGTACCATTTGAACCAGAAAAAGCTCTTGTTAAAAGAATGATCAGTTATTTTCCACCTCAATTTCAAACTCAGATTGATTGGAAAAATTTAGTGCTTTATCGAAGTGTTGGCTGTGAAGAGTGTGCTTATACTGGTTATAGAGGACGTATAGGTATTTTTGAAGTAATGGAGATAAGTGAAAGGATTCGTTCTCTTATCATTGAAGGTGCAGATGCAGATACTATTCGTCAAAGGGCTATTGCTGAAGGTATGACTACAATGACAGTAGATGGTTTACAAAAAGTTATTAGCGGTATTACTACACTAGAAGAGGTTTTAAGAGTCACAAGATTATAA
- a CDS encoding AAA family ATPase — translation MKIIYIGSTIPFSGKGLITLGVGKYFLEKGLKLGYFKPLGKVPLRVKNNIITDRVAYFIYQSLGLKDDLSYLCPVILDYELTVKVLRGEIEELMSKVKKAFETISTGKDIVIIGGAETVWLGSFLGISGLEVINTLNAKVILVNKYIGEPFLDGITEVKKALKDKLCGIILNWVKEEQKRDIEELIVPWLEQKGILVLGLIPYDNLLNAITVAELSERLGGQILSGHEGLNKFIQNYLIGGMEVSRFVEYIRRSIDPAVIVGGDRADIQLVAIEEGAKCLVLTGNFIPNEIILSKADQKNVPIVLVRDDTYTVAKKVQDISARLSLEGKEKVERGLALVQKHLNFKQLEQILE, via the coding sequence ATGAAGATAATTTATATTGGTTCAACTATCCCATTTTCAGGTAAGGGACTCATTACCTTAGGAGTAGGAAAGTATTTTCTTGAAAAGGGGCTTAAACTTGGCTACTTTAAACCGCTTGGCAAAGTTCCTTTACGGGTAAAAAACAATATTATTACTGATAGAGTTGCTTATTTCATTTATCAGAGTTTGGGACTTAAAGATGATTTATCATATTTATGTCCTGTTATTTTAGATTATGAATTGACGGTAAAGGTTTTACGGGGGGAGATAGAAGAATTGATGTCAAAAGTGAAAAAGGCATTTGAAACCATTTCTACTGGAAAGGATATAGTTATAATTGGTGGGGCAGAAACAGTATGGTTAGGAAGTTTTTTAGGAATTTCTGGACTTGAGGTAATAAATACATTAAATGCAAAAGTTATCTTAGTTAATAAATATATAGGAGAGCCATTTTTAGATGGTATTACTGAAGTAAAAAAGGCATTGAAAGATAAACTTTGTGGGATAATATTAAACTGGGTAAAGGAGGAGCAAAAACGAGATATTGAAGAATTGATTGTTCCTTGGTTAGAGCAAAAAGGTATTTTAGTGTTGGGGCTTATTCCTTATGACAATCTTCTTAATGCTATAACAGTGGCTGAATTAAGCGAAAGGTTAGGAGGACAAATCCTTTCAGGGCACGAAGGCCTTAACAAATTTATTCAAAATTATCTAATTGGTGGTATGGAGGTAAGTAGGTTTGTTGAATACATCCGCCGTTCGATTGACCCAGCTGTAATTGTAGGAGGAGATAGGGCAGATATTCAATTAGTAGCGATTGAGGAAGGGGCAAAATGTTTAGTGCTTACAGGTAATTTTATTCCTAATGAGATTATTCTCTCTAAAGCAGATCAAAAAAATGTGCCAATTGTCCTTGTAAGAGATGACACTTATACAGTAGCTAAGAAAGTTCAAGATATTTCTGCTCGTTTGAGTTTAGAGGGGAAAGAGAAAGTAGAAAGAGGATTGGCACTTGTGCAAAAACATTTAAATTTTAAACAATTAGAACAGATTTTAGAATGA